A single Cryptococcus deuterogattii R265 chromosome 2, complete sequence DNA region contains:
- a CDS encoding polynucleotide 5'-hydroxyl-kinase GRC3: MSALAARRAAAAAANPKPEQHASSIEEISVPGVLTPPSPKRRKTRQTSPKPPSKAGYSADVSSSRQFFQAADSLAEQRTGRFSPSAPNSDNGTSSSSVGDSDEDMAQEDVFEERDVIDGARDQRKASMTTNMSASGHSKRLDPVRMDITSQFNPKDNVNLCRITEGQLASAGMNDGHPGPGVIVSLAQNESLAIAGLFLLTPLQHALSIYSTVLSPSLSSFPVYAPTSHPLPVISPAFPQASGISSVLNNIDFPLSFQKDFDRTLLLIRENRCGIDGLRNGAVPGFSNIWLEDSGLWELRGVHPVVGSFPVPVYPYCTPPSWSRAISSLSSSDDDLQTPFVGLVKGPKRSGKSTFARSLINNLLRRFQKVAWLECDLGQGEFGCGAVVGLWILDKPVLGPPFTHPLLPSRSHYLGTYTPLTCPDEYLAAIRHLIEHYKYELQYTSEYSALHTSLDDKIATHMPLVINTQGWMKGLGEDLLNVIESMAQPTRVFSFESQPEELYSGQGWTSTPPWQAAQLPYDPAYPTTSPVEKESTQTYTLETAPISALQARYTPADLRVLSTITYFHASLHPTQSIPVTWDFSSPLVCKIPWEVELGTGKALEKVYLIGEGSEGVLEEDLPIALNGAIVALAEMLGGYEDQPIVYEQGRSPPPTDSINFLGLAVIRSLSSANSVDSGLKLQLLTPLPPSYLSRARILIKNGALELPLPGMTDWRRGGVNEEGMLGKGWEEVPFLDVGGPDIIGGERRRFRKNIMRKGM, translated from the exons ATGTCCGCTCTTGCAGCTAGAAGGGCtgcagcagctgcagccAACCCCAAACCAGAGCAACATGCCTCCTCTATCGAAGAGATATCAGTTCCAGGTGTCTTGACCCCGCCATCCCCAAAGAGACGTAAAACCAGACAGACATCTCCAAAACCCCCTTCAAAAGCTGGATACTCGGCTGACGTATCAAGCTCTCGACAATTTTTCCAGGCAGCTGATTCATTAGCCGAGCAAAGAACAGGACGATTTTCTCCAAGTGCACCTAATAGTGACAATGGCACATCGAGCTCCTCAGTCGGGGACAGTGACGAAGATATGGCTCAGGAAGATGTGTtcgaagagagagatgtgaTTGATGGAGCAAGGGATCAGCGTAAAGCGTCTATGACTACCAATATGTCTGCTTCTGGTCATTCAAAAAG GCTGGATCCGGTGCGCATGGATATCACCTCTCAGTTCAATCCGAAGGACAATGTGAATCTCTGCAGGATTACCGAGGGGCAGCTTGCTTCTGCTGGGATGAATGATGGGCACCCTGGCCCTGGAGTTATCGTTAGCCTTGCTCAAAATGAA AGCCTTGCGATTGCcggccttttccttctaACTCCACTACAACATGCCCTCTCTATTTACTCTACCGTTCTCTCGCCATCattgtcttcttttcctgtTTATGCCCCCAcgtctcatcctctccctgTCATTTCTCCGGCTTTTCCCCAAGCATCGGGTATCTCGTCCGTCTTAAACAACATCGACTTTCCCCTGTCCTTTCAAAAGGACTTCGATAGAACACTGCTGCTTATAAGGGAGAATAGGTGCGGAATAGATGGCTTGCGGAATGGAGCAGTCCCAGGTTTTTCAAATATCTGGCTAGAGGATAGTGGGTTATGGGAATTAAGAGGAGTGCACCCT GTCGTCGGTTCGTTTCCTGTCCCTGTATATCCATACTGCACACCTCCATCCTGGTCGCGTGCCatatcatctctttcatcctctgaTGATGACCTTCAAACCCCTTTCGTTGGTCTTGTCAAAGGCCCTAAGCGGAGCGGCAAGTCAACTTTTGCCAGATCGTTGATCAACAACTTGCTCAGACGTTTTCAGAAAGTTGCTTGGCTGGAATGTGATTTAGGACAAGGTGAATTTGGATGCGGAGCTGTTGTTGGACTTTGGATCTTGGATAAACCCGTATTGG GGCCTCCTTTCACGCATCCATTGCTACCTTCAAGATCTCACTATCTTGGCACTTATACGCCTCTTACTTGTCCTGATGAGTACCTTGCCGCAATACGTCATCTCATCGAGCATTACAAATATGAGCTACAATACACCTCCGAATACTCAGCTCTTCATACATCTCTTGATGACAAGATCGCTACACATATGCCTCTCGTAATCAATACTCAGGGTTGGATGAAAGGTCTTGGTGAAGATCTTCTCAATGTCATCGAGAGTATGGCGCAGCCTACGCGAGTGTTTTCTTTTGAATCACAGCCAGAAGAACTTTACAGCGGCCAGGGATGGACCAGTACTCCCCCTTGGCAAGCCGCTCAACTGCCTTATGACCCGGCCTATCCGACCACTTCCCCAgtagagaaggaaagcaCGCAAACCTATACCCTCGAAACTGCCCCTATCTCAGCCCTTCAAGCTAGATATACCCCAGCTGATCTTCGTGTTCTGTCGACGATCACTTATTTTCACGCGTCATTACATCCAACGCAGTCTATCCCTGTCACTTGGGATTTTTCTTCGCCCCTTGTGTGCAAGATACCGTGGGAGGTAGAGCTTGGCACTGGAAAAGCTCTTGAAAAGGTCTACTTGATCGGCGAGGGGAGCGAGGGCGTTCTTGAGGAGGATTTGCCAATCGCGCTCAATGGTGCAATCGTCGCTTTAGCAGAGATGCTGGGAGGCTATGAAGATCAGCCAATAGTATATGAACAAGGCAGATCACCGCCTCCCACAGACTCAATTAATTTTTTGGGTCTTGCTGTGATTCGATCGCTTTCTTCGGCGAACTCCGTGGATTCTGGTTTAAAATTGCAGCTTCtgactcctcttcccccatcTTATCTCTCTCGGGCTCGCATCCTCATCAAGAATGGTGCACTCGAATTGCCGCTTCCCGGTATGACTGATTGGCGTAGAGGCGGTGTcaatgaggaagggatgCTAGGAAAGGGTTGGGAAGAAGTACCTTTCCTAGATGTAGGAGGCCCGGATATAAtaggaggggagaggagaagattcaGGAAGAACATTatgaggaaggggatgtaa
- a CDS encoding chromodomain-helicase-DNA-binding protein 3, which translates to MASTARAKSVRNILMELRKVCQHPYLSAPELEAFDLPPEEQHRQLLNASGKLQFLKLLLPKLIARGHRILLFSQFKMALDRIQDFLYGDNIKHLRLDGDTQQAQRQKSMDLFNAPNSDYHIFLLTTRAGGVGINLASADTIILHDPDFNPHQDQQAIARAYRYGQKKTVLVFKLMVKGSVEETIINKGKRKMVLDHLVVQQMGKETEENEFEDLFLKGVEGMYSGQGSINIPDINYNSKNVDELIDRVEADAEAEAKAITGHKRETENGVVKQTMSKQGVQFQFSKIWEADQNELAHDEVHETVKDDEEEEDVDWEQLMVTVQAERQLRLQKEMGESRMRRKVEPKKGVYRIDDDFEVGEKKRRRNKGKGREGQLSSSDAEYMEGALSDDDSATNMPDLDLETMEDDLLTDPMLAKLSSGVKRKRSKRTPNNTFNQSTMPQKSVFHVNVNETPSGNLAPHSAQPELSSFEPRQINLMRYSSLSEAGSSGSVASVNTPEEANDASSSLKKKRTIDSTQARQAHMQSHRVGPPIEIAAAQNILQWLFLIIRELSWDRHVGYWATLSLRKLPLQKRKKIYYTVAADVDVYLRRLRQAPYFLEREQREAVERLLDSEWPIIPDAAAPIAVPERAAALTDQSFPASGSVYKESALAPIPPAPPKHVSETLTTLAGTTPHEVLENNGNTGGPAKTLSNTAISQGTGSPPEVRAAVLSSSFKEKEHAQNRSDTTNAGSCNVHLTPQISEQTMDSAIQMPVVVVPTPSPSTGVSPVETSQSASLPNESPSVSRQHGRVKPTHSTDSSQREMNLQISATRDIQKSNEGASVVESAPLASASDPALTHPYLKSPSILPSQLLSSQIVKGTLSSSSRQSSEVIVAGSSAEPGRCEYCLEDGHMLQDCQRMYGVETLEKAFFAIQQSNFPAAQKRRDLEILERLKGLLIKAGKLHKDYHFSDPTPFAVKSNKSCSPNASHPIAPDSRAQGQLILGGVDGHTPKEGRHDISASERAVHVITQSLPSAPHQVASVLPHVCPFCEKNCGRSVRACIQAIGDRKSLKRKIRRLKEKIDELINAPGGREADKQHVEMIVLRKMQLSLFDCYKNWPKERPSGP; encoded by the exons ATGGCCTCAACAGCTCGCGCAAAGAGCGTAAGGAACATCCTTATGGAG CTAAGGAAAGTCTGCCAACACCCGTATCTCTCTGCGCCAGAACTGGAAGCATTCGATTTACCTCCAGAAGAGCAGCATAGGCAGCTTCTCAACGCGAGTGGGAAACTGCAGTTCCTGAAGTTACTTTTACCCAAGCTGATTGCCAGGGGGCATAGAATTTTACTCTTTAGTCAA TTCAAAATGGCATTGGACCGGA TCCAAGATTTCCTATATGGCGATAATATCAAGCATCTACGCCTTGACGGAGACACCCAACAGGCACAGAGGCAAAAGTCCATGGACCTATTCAATGCGCCTAACTCAGATTATCACATATTTCTTCTTACAACACGAGCTGGAGGCGTGGGGATTAATTTAGCCTCCGCAGATACGATCATTCTGCACGACCCTGATTTCAATCCTCATCAGGATCAACAG GCCATTGCCAGAGCGTACAGATACGGGCAAAAAAAGACGGTGCTCGTATTCAAGTTGATGGTCAAAGGAAGCGTGGAAG AAACTATCATAAACAAAGgcaaaagaaagatggtATTGGACCATCTTGTTGTCCAACAAATGGGCAAAGAAACCGAAGAGAATGAATTCGAAGACCTGTTTCTCAAAGGGGTTGAAGGCATGTACTCTGGCCAGGGCAGCATCAATATACCTGATATTAACTACAACTCCAAGAATGTGGACGAGCTTATTGATAGGGTTGAAGCTGACGCTGAGGCGGAAGCCAAGGCCATAACCGGACACAAGAGAGAGACTGAAAATGGGGTAGTCAAGCAGACCATGTCAAAGCAAGGTGTTCAGTTCCAGTTCTCAAAGATTTGGGAGGCTGATCAAAATGAGTTGGCCCATGATGAAGTGCATGAGACCgtgaaagatgatgaggaagaggaggatgtggacTGGGAACAGCTGATGGTCACCGTTCAAGCTGAGCGCCAACTGCGGcttcaaaaagagatgggagagagcagaatgaggagaaaggtggAGCCAAAGAAAGGAGTCTATAGAATCGACGATGACTTCGAAGTTggcgaaaagaaaagaagaaggaataaGGGAAAGGGCAGAGAGGGTCAAttgtcatcttcagacGCAGAGTATATGGAGGGCGCATTGAGCGACGATGACTCTGCGACTAATATGCCTGACCTAGACCTGGAAACGATGGAAGACGACTTATTGACTGATCCCATGCTTGCAAAGTTGTCAAGTGGAgtcaaaaggaaaaggtcTAAAAGGACTCCTAATAATACCTTCAATCAATCCACGATGCCACAAAAGTCCGTTTTTCACGTTAATGTTAATGAAACTCCTTCCGGAAACTTAGCACCTCATTCTGCTCAACCCGagctttcttccttcgaGCCGCGGCAAATCAACCTCATGCGATACTCAAGCTTATCCGAGGCAGGTTCCTCCGGGTCAGTGGCGTCTGTTAATACACCTGAAGAAGCCAATgatgcttcttcatctttaaaaaagaaaagaacaatTGACTCTACTCAAGCAAGGCAAGCACATATGCAGAGTCATCGTGTTGGACCTCCTATCGAGATCGCTGCGGCTCAAAATATCCTACAATGGCTTTTTCTGATAATCCGGGAGCTTTCCTGGGACCGCCATGTAGGCTACTGGGCCACGTTGAGCTTGCGTAAACTACCCCTGCAaaagcgaaagaagatcTATTATACTGTCGCGGCGGACGTCGATGTCTAccttcgtcgtcttcgacAAGCCCCGTACTTTTTAGAGCGAGAGCAGCGTGAAGCTGTTGAGAGATTACTGGACAGTGAGTGGCCTATCATACCTGACGCCGCTGCTCCTATAGCAGTGCCGGAAAGGGCGGCTGCTCTCACTGATCAGTCATTTCCAGCCAGTGGCTCAGTGTATAAGGAAAGCGCACTTGCTCCCAtccctcctgctcctccaaAGCATGTGTCAGAAACTTTGACAACCTTGGCTGGTACGACACCCCATGAGGTCCTTGAGAACAATGGAAATACTGGCGGTCCTGCGAAAACGCTTTCAAATACTGCGATCTCTCAAGGTACTGGATCTCCACCCGAGGTTAGAGCTGCCGtgctctcttcctctttcaaagagaaggaacaTGCTCAGAACAGGTCTGATACAACGAATGCTGGGAGCTGCAACGTCCATTTGACTCCACAAATTTCCGAACAGACCATGGATTCCGCTATCCAAATGCCAGTGGTCGTTGTTCCAACTCCATCCCCGTCTACTGGAGTATCACCTGTCGAAACCTCTCAGTCTGCATCTTTACCAAATGAGTCCCCTAGTGTATCACGTCAACATGGGCGTGTGAAACCGACACATTCCACTGATTCTTCTCAACGGGAGATGAATCTTCAAATCAGTGCCACAAGGGACATTCAGAAGAGCAATGAAGGCGCTTCTGTCGTAGAATCTGCACCACTGGCCAGCGCCTCCGACCCTGCATTGACTCATCCCTATCTGAAATCTCCGTCTATCTTGCCTAGCCAGTTATTATCATCACAAATCGTCAAAGGAACgctttcctcgtcttcacGGCAGTCCTCCGAGGTTATCGTCGCTGGCAGCAGCGCCGAGCCTGGCCGCTGTGAATATTGTCTTGAGGATGGCCACATGTTACAAGACTGTCAGCGGATGTATGGCGTTGAAACACTAGAAAAAGCGTTTTTTGCAATTCAACAGTCAAATTTCCCAGCGGCACAAAAG CGTAGGGATCTTGAGATACTTGAGAGATTGAAGGGCTTGTTGATAAAAGCTGGGAAATTACACAAGGACTATCATTTTTCTGACCCAACCCCATTTGCCGTTAAGAGTAACAAATCTTGCTCTCCCAATGCCTCACACCCAATTGCACCCGACTCTCGTGCTCAAGGTCAGCTAATACTCGGTGGAGTTGATGGACACACCCCAAAGGAGGGTAGGCACGATATATCTGCCTCTGAACG TGCAGTGCATGTAATCACGCAGTCTTTACCCTCGGCGCCCCACCAAGTGGCATCTGTTTTGCCTCACGTCTGCCCATTCTGTGAGAAGAACTGTGGAAGGTCTGTCCGTGCTTGCATCCAGGCCATCGGTGACAGAAAATCCCTGAAGAGAAAAATCAGGAGACTGAAGGAAAAAATTGATGAATTAATAAACGCCCCGGGAGGACGTGAAGCCGACAAGCAACATGTGGAAATGATTGTATTGAGAAAGATGCAGTTATCACTTTTTGATTGCTATAAAAAC TGGCCTAAAGAACGGCCATCAGGTCCTTGA
- a CDS encoding endoplasmic reticulum protein — protein sequence MTLYYSSPSTHNSSTPTDTPQYASASSWQNSRSSAQSMFHFLSENPVVAKIQYGLKITFIFVAVLFVDALQRMIRIAQEGATAKMKQDMADARTETNYAARRFYAQRNLYLTGATLFLSLLLARVFYIILDFIQVQESYTALQAKTAKASGAAGENEELRNRIAELEAKERDFETLKKQASQQNAEYGRLADEHNKATGTVSDKKSD from the exons ATGACA CTCTACTACTCCAGTCCGTCCACCCACAATTCCTCCACGCCCACTGACACCCCGCAGTATGCTTCGGCCTCCTCATGGCAGAACTCTCGCTCTTCTGCACAATC GATGTTCCATTTCCTGAGCGAGAATCCCGTC GTAGCAAAAATTCAATACGGG CTGAAAATAACATTCAT ATTTGTGGCAGTTCTCTTTGTAGATGCCCTTCAAAGGATGATTAGGATCGCGCAGGAGG GTGCGACGGCCAAGATGAAGCAGGACATGGCGGATGCCAGGACTGAAACGAATTA CGCCGCTCGACGATTCTATGCCCAGCGAAATT TGTACTTGACCGGTGCtactcttttcctttccctccttctcgcccgCGTCTTTTACATCATCCTTGACTTTATTCAAGTCCAGGAAAGCTATACTGCTCTTCAAGCAAAGACGGCCAAGGCCAGTGGTGCGGCTggtgagaatgaagagttGAGGAACAGAATCGCCGAGTTGGAGGCGAAAGAGCGTGACTTCG AAACTCTCAAGAAGCAAGCTTCACAACAGAATGCCGAGTACGGACGTCTGGCTGATGAGCACAATAAGGCT ACTGGAACCGTATCAGACAAGAAATCAGATTAG
- a CDS encoding protein NRD1, with product MSAEQDSPAEFHSLLQDTLAAPRLSASKVTHLSRLALHNVAHDHSIVTTLYKLNAALPPASQSRISSLYVFDAIARAAKSAVNKGVGKELTNERGKGTQASLLLKLEGVVASWVDGMIDDGKGGVWVEGREKTRKIVDIWQKGSTFPQPCLDELKVKLANAMASAGSSKSVDGADVKKEQKSSSLASGESKGSGPNSRSTTPPYPPPAYILAKYTRKSSKNRKSADVKLEQSGQTQPGELPPEVAKLLGIDKDSAKDGKSPTSMTGIPANVAALLPSTSDPSSHSSSPHTVPSTTAAAAAVASQSQASTAPALGINHEQLAALAKFASNSQTRSGEHDFPPFLPPPLPPQPHPIPSTVTFQSQPYIPPPKPFSPPAAAARYPVSSRDRDPRERDPFSRYTDKQNGGRDSRLVAQSMSSSSSSPDKHRQNDNWRAGRQGGGGEKRSRSRSPDRRTNGHRLNRSAISSLPNLPPPPLLPISSQQSSRWMDNPSVTAMTAMATTTTARLGQGRGIVEGDGEEDMALDVSDEEERAKGGTTVAQAAYPPSNVPPPYLSAPPPVAPPFPPPSSASAPQQQQQQQQTPISISSSLQPTNRRNDLVTLHTFPLQTFDPSSAESWAKLGEAWQNSTGREPEQIELMHWLATGQVMDFKMMRMGMGMDMDMGMGMGMNMSHENGDSSSHVSQSDMNGLSSSATANPATGLLPPSHLSMRGGDQWNHVQGQAQWGNNDSWRQQGAEGQGY from the exons ATGTCCGCCGAGCAGGACTCCCCCGCCGAATTCCACTCCCTCCTCCAGGACACCCTCGCCGCTCCCCGTCTCTCAGCCTCAAAGGTCACACATCTCTCCCGCCTCGCCCTCCACAACGTCGCACACGACCACTCCATCGTCACCACTCTCTACAAACTCAATGCCGCCCTTCCGCCCGCATCGCAGTCCAGGATATCCAGCCTCTACGTCTTTGATGCCATCGCACGAGCAGCAAAATCGGCCGTCAACAAGGGAGTCGGCAAGGAGCTCACGaacgaaagaggaaagggcaCACAGGCCAGTctgctgctcaagctcGAGGGTGTGGTTGCCAGCTGGGTCGATGGAATGATTGACGATGGCAAAGGCGGCGTGTGGGTCGAGGGCAGG GAGAAGACGCGGAAAATTGTGGACATTTGGCAAAAAGGCTCGACCTTTCCTCAACCGTGTCTGGATGAGCTCAAGGTAAAGTTGGCTAACGCTATGGCGTCGGCTGGTTCGTCAAAATCTGTGGACGGTGCGGATGTCAAAAAGGAACAGAAAAGTTCATCACTTGCGAGCGGTGAATCGAAGGGATCAG GTCCAAACAGTCGATCGACCACACCGCCTTATCCACCGCCAGCTTACATTCTCGCAAAGTATACACGCAAATCTTCAAAAAATCGCAAATCGGCCGACGTCAAACTCGAGCAATCTGGACAGACACAACCGGGCGAATTACCGCCAGAAGTCGCCAAGTTGTTGGGAATCGATAAGGACTCGGCTAAAGATGGAAAATCACCTACCTCTATGAC CGGTATTCCGGCCAACGTTGCtgccctccttccttctacTTCTGATCCATCATCAcactcttcctcaccaCATACCGTTCCCTCGACGACGGCGGCAGCGGCGGCGGTAGCTTCGCAATCGCAAGCGTCCACAGCGCCGGCATTGGGGATTAACCATGAGCAATTGGCAGCTTTGGCTAAATTCGCGAGCAACAGTCAAACTAGAAGCGGAGAGCATGACTTTCCCCcctttctccctcctccccttcctcctcagccGCATCCTATCCCATCTACCGTCACTTTTCAGTCACAGCCGTACATCCCACCACCTAAACCCTTCTCACCCCccgcagcagcagcacgGTATCCTGTTTCTTCTCGCGATAGAGATCCTCGGGAAAGAGATCCGTTTAGTAGGTACACTGATAAGCAAAATGGAGGACGAGATTCGAGACTTGTTGCGCAAAGcatgtcctcttcctcctcctccccggACAAACATCGACAAAATGATAATTGGAGGGCAGGTAGGcaaggcggaggaggagaaaaacGCTCTCGATCACGTTCGCCTGATAGACGCACGAATGGTCATCGACTTAACCGGTCAGCTATATCATCGTTACCTAATctaccaccaccgcctTTATTACCCATATCCTCTCAACAATCATCAAGATGGATGGACAATCCCTCAGTAACGGCGATGACGGCGATGGcaaccaccaccaccgcaAGATTGGGTCAAGGTCGAGGTATCGTTGAAGGCgacggagaagaggatatgGCGCTAGATGTTtccgacgaagaagaaagagcgaAAGGGGGGACGACTGTTGCTCAAGCAGCTTATCCTCCTTCCAACGTGCCCCCACCGTACTTGTCCGCACCACCACCTGTCGCCCCACCATTTCCTCCCCCTTCTAGTGCAAGTGCAccacaacaacagcaacaacaacaacaaacacCCATATCTATATCGTCTTCTTTACAACCTACAAACCGGCGAAATGACCTCGTCACTCTCCATACGTTTCCACTCCAAACATTTGATCCATCAAGCGCGGAATCGTGGGCAAAACTCGGTGAAGCTTGGCAGAATAGCACAGGAAGGGAACCAGAACAAATTGAATTGATGCATTGGCTGGCAACCGGCCAGGTCATGGACTTTAAGATGATGCgtatgggtatgggtatgGATATGGAtatgggtatgggtatgggtatgAATATGAGCCATGAGAATGGTGATAGCTCGAGTCACGTATCACAAAGTGACATGAATGGGTTATCGTCGTCAGCAACTGCAAATCCAGCGACAGGTCTGTTGCCGCCGTCGCATTTGTCgatgagaggaggagatcaGTGGAACCACGTGCAGGGACAAGCACAGTGGGGGAATAACGATTCTTGGAGGCAGCAGGGAGCAGAAGGTCAGGGGTATTGA
- a CDS encoding methionine-tRNA ligase → MSVRNIREAEGLLMNIHDPSKGPVLPKDGQRNVLITSALPYVNNVPHLGNIIGSTLSADVFARYNRTLNVPTLYICGTDEYGTATETKALEEGVTPYELCTKFHKLHTEIYEWFQISFDKWGRTSTPEHTEITQGIYKRLHDNGLFRLETSDQTYCEDDELFLADRFVEGTCPNCGYDDARGDQCDKCALTFSSPTQLINPRCKRNKAHTLSVRPSTHACYRLDLLQPRLVEWMQNARVKGKWGTNAVITDKGEIVEPRMLGEGLRPSAVTRDLKWGVEVPKVGDEEEDKAMEGKVIYVWFDAPIGYPSITATYTDKWEKWWKNPDNVELYQFMGKDNVYFHTVLFPATLLGTKEPWTMLHTISSTQYLNYEDTKFSKSRNVGVFGNNARETGQPPEVWRYYLLSQRPENSDSSFLWSKFIAANNNELLANLGNFVNRVVKFINAKLDSKVPGPEGFAGGEVVPPSDSPDFDFVTDVNNRLKEYREQMDDTKLRGGLATAMALSARGNQYLQENSLDNALLASNPERCAEVLFNAVNLIYILSVVFHPFMPNTSEGILRQLNAPARSLPSKFSIDILPGHVLGKAEYLFKKIDNVNGEQEKKWQRQYGGDAVVADQVVPPGPGGHPEGGKVPKAKDINAESKKAAHEARKAQLAKEKKAAQAAADAKKTPEEKELEAKVEAQGKKLAAIKKGLEEGDAEKEMSVAKSLKTELAELRKRLKGTTI, encoded by the exons ATGTCTGTCCGGAATATCagagaagctgaagggCTTCTCATGAACATTCATGACCCGTCTAAGGGCCCAGT CCTCCCAAAGGACGGCCAAAGAAACGTCCTTATCACTTCTGCTTTACCTT ATGTGAACAACGTACCTCACCTTGGCAACATCATCGG CTCTACTCTCTCCGCGGACGTTTTCGCAAGATACAATCGGACACTCAACGTGCCCACCCTCTAC ATTTGCGGAACCGATGAGTATGGAACCGCTACCGAGACGAAG GCCTTAGAAGAGGGTGTCACCCCATACGAACTTTGTACCAAATTCCATAAATTACATACGGAGATTTACGA ATGGTTCCAGATCAGCTTCGACAAATGGGGGCGTACTTCGACTCCAGAACATACTGAGATTACCCAGGGAATTTACAAGCGCCTCCATGATAATGGGCTTTTCCGTCTGGAAACCAGCGACCAGACTTATTGCGAAGATGACGAACTCTTTTTGGCTGATCGCTTTGTGGAAGGCACTTGTCCCAATTGCGGCTATGAC GATGCCCGAGGTGACCAGTGTGACAAGTGCGCACTCACCTTTTCATCCCCTACTCAACTTATCAACCCTCGCTGCAAACGCAACAAGGCACACACCCTCTCTGTTCGACCTTCTACTCACGCCTGCTATCGTTTGGACCTCCTCCAGCCTCGGCTGGTTGAGTGGATGCAAAACGCTCGTGTTAAGGGAAAGTGGGGAACGAATGCGGTCATCACTGATAAAGGGGAGATTGTAGAGCCGAGGATGCTAGGAGAAGGTTTGAGGCCTAGTGCCGTAACGAGAGATCTGAAATGGGGTGTTGAAGTTCCGAAAGTcggagacgaagaggaggataaggCCATGGAGGGCAAGGTAATCT ATGTCTGGTTCGATGCTCCTATTGGCTATCCTTCAATCACAGCAACCTATACCGACAAATGGGAAAAATGGTGGAAAAACCCCGACAATGTGGAGCTCTATCAATTCATGGGCAAAGACA ACGTTTACTTCCATACCGTTCTATTTCCAGCTACGCTGCTCGGTACCAAAGAACCCTGGACCATGCTTCATACCATCTCTAGCACTCAGTATTTGAACTATGAAGATACAAAGTTCAGCAAGAGTAGGAATGTTGGTGTGTTTGGCAACAATGCACGAGAGACAGGACAGCCCCCTGAGGTTTGGAGGTattatcttctctcccagcGACCGGAGAACAGCGACTCGTCCTTCTTGTGGTCCAAATTCATTGCCGCTAACAACAATGAGCTCTTGGCCAACCTGGGCAACTTTGTCAACCGA GTTGTCAAATTCATCAACGCGAAACTCGATTCTAAGGTGCCTGGCCCGGAAGGTTTCGCCGGTGGCGAAGTTGTCCCCCCTTCTGATTCTCCAGACTTCGATTTTGTGACCGATGTCAACAACCGCCTCAAAGAATACCGCGAACAAATGGACGACACAAAACTTCGCGGTGGTCTTGCAACTGCAATGGCTCTTTCTGCTCGTGGTAACCAATACCTCCAAGAAAATTCTTTGGACAATGCCCTTCTTGCGAGCAACCCTGAGCGATGTGCCGAGGTTTTGTTCAATGCTGTTAACCTCATTTATATCTTGAGCGTGGTGTTCCACCCCTTTATGCCAAACACTTCTGAAGGTATATTGCGGCAACTCAACGCTCCTGCCCgatctctcccttccaaaTTCTCTATTGACATTCTTCCGGGACATGTTTTGGGCAAAGCCGAATATTTgttcaagaagattgataACGTCAATGGAGAGCAGGAGAAAAAGTGGCAAAGGCAATATGGAGGGGATGCGGTGGTGGCAGATCAGGTTGTGCCACCGGGCCCGGGCGGTCACCCCGAGGGGGGCAAAGTTCCAAAAGCCAAGGATATTAACGCAGAATCCAAAAAGGCTGCGCACGAGGCTCGCAAAGCCCAACTCGctaaagaaaagaaggctgctcaggctgctgctgatgcGAAGAAGACTcctgaagagaaggagttggaggcaaaggtggaggctcaaggcaagaagctaGCAGCGATCAAGAAGGGTctagaagaaggtgatgccgagaaagagatgagcGTCGcgaagagtttgaaaaCTGAGTTGGCTGAATTACGAAAGAGACTGAAAGGAACTACCATTTAG